One Nostoc punctiforme PCC 73102 DNA window includes the following coding sequences:
- the cas5d gene encoding type I-D CRISPR-associated protein Cas5/Csc1 yields MSTIPFQQAKLVELYCLEPVFFASRELSDTYYTEGVIGNYALTYALGRVNSPYRLQGQATGRPTYKEDFQPIAQDFYILPASPVGRVTFRFERFNALSDAYWYAMTNNRVATAREDLPLQRQGKKPSSFRPSNFPQTGRLRMIERRNKFQTLVFGNHQLPTYIRLGKFMSKVQVNVLNEFPVTLLPEGEYQSQHYLNAADLPQQIEALAFDLISIPPAPIIKNLHFRGAAWQIGEMIVPAGLHFCGRESSNE; encoded by the coding sequence ATGTCAACAATTCCTTTTCAGCAGGCAAAACTTGTTGAATTATACTGTCTTGAACCAGTCTTTTTTGCCTCTAGGGAGTTGTCTGATACCTATTACACTGAGGGGGTAATTGGGAATTATGCTCTTACTTATGCTTTAGGTAGAGTAAATTCCCCCTATCGCCTCCAAGGTCAGGCTACAGGACGACCAACCTACAAAGAAGATTTCCAACCAATAGCGCAAGATTTTTATATCTTACCAGCTTCACCAGTAGGTAGAGTAACATTCAGATTTGAACGTTTCAATGCTCTTTCTGATGCTTACTGGTATGCAATGACTAATAACCGTGTTGCTACGGCGCGGGAAGATTTACCATTACAACGCCAAGGTAAAAAACCAAGTTCATTTAGACCAAGTAATTTTCCCCAAACTGGAAGACTGCGGATGATTGAACGCAGAAACAAATTTCAAACTTTGGTATTTGGAAATCACCAATTACCAACTTATATTCGCCTTGGTAAATTCATGAGTAAAGTTCAAGTGAATGTGCTGAATGAATTCCCTGTGACTTTACTACCAGAAGGTGAATATCAAAGTCAACATTACCTAAATGCTGCTGATTTACCACAGCAAATAGAGGCTTTAGCGTTCGATTTAATTTCTATTCCTCCTGCACCCATCATTAAAAATCTTCATTTTCGGGGTGCTGCTTGGCAAATTGGAGAAATGATTGTGCCAGCAGGTTTACATTTTTGCGGTAGAGAAAGTAGCAATGAGTAA
- a CDS encoding 2OG-Fe(II) oxygenase, whose amino-acid sequence MKHYQQQTNAFPSDYLNNLWGEIQACPYFAINNLNRDFVATKGFSVVFQRSGLAKVEQQFPYFKLYLDLALQPNCNAFYLNPLQLKEGSRVDPHIDRSLRSYSKTIEPPAVVSVLYVRVPADMEGGELVLRSHKRQLGQIKPQFNTLVYFQGDLTHSVNAVKTPGNRLSLVCEQYSLSDAELQEIPEFTVESRSTQSTTKKRKYAS is encoded by the coding sequence GTGAAACACTATCAACAACAAACCAACGCCTTCCCCAGCGATTACCTAAACAACTTGTGGGGAGAAATCCAAGCTTGTCCTTACTTTGCTATCAACAACCTCAACCGCGATTTTGTCGCCACTAAAGGATTTTCTGTAGTATTTCAGCGTTCTGGATTAGCAAAGGTAGAACAGCAGTTTCCCTACTTCAAGCTTTACCTAGATTTGGCTCTCCAGCCTAACTGTAATGCTTTTTACCTCAATCCTTTACAGCTAAAAGAAGGCTCCCGCGTCGATCCGCATATTGATCGCTCCTTACGTTCCTACTCCAAAACCATTGAACCGCCTGCGGTTGTCAGCGTGCTTTATGTGCGCGTACCTGCGGATATGGAAGGGGGAGAACTGGTATTGCGATCGCACAAGCGCCAACTTGGGCAAATTAAGCCCCAATTCAATACTTTAGTTTATTTTCAAGGTGATTTAACCCATTCGGTTAACGCTGTCAAAACCCCAGGAAATCGCCTAAGTCTCGTTTGTGAACAGTATAGTTTGAGTGATGCTGAACTCCAGGAAATCCCTGAGTTTACTGTAGAGTCAAGAAGCACTCAGTCTACAACCAAAAAGAGAAAGTATGCCTCATAG
- the cas7d gene encoding type I-D CRISPR-associated protein Cas7/Csc2: MSISKLSTVLAASYENFPKGRFITLVVLRTTHSETIFRTEGSGEPMCSEFVQAGLEGENQKTIIQRLVMTKRKQVAPERRYGREHLRAHELLYTNIKDGSLCSLNTNAPCEMCVDCFLYGFAAGGGGAQKSRIWTEDAFSILPASDVVGDRTINAIYENGTMRDEKGNASTALNTSEYIKPGVHFLDVVTLKDVTADELRYIIGNILFTSRYGAVSSRVGRMENEILGVFGSITELPSSLELVQATYDVLGKPLEHPLNINQLITASKQVIANWKNKRGVSVQLSEEELANLLTDVETNWSEAERDNFLKRLTQSYEPFRHVATEKKKAKAKGKNTPVEVES; this comes from the coding sequence ATGTCAATTTCAAAACTTTCTACAGTACTAGCAGCAAGTTATGAAAACTTCCCTAAAGGGCGTTTTATTACTTTAGTTGTTTTAAGAACAACCCATTCTGAAACTATCTTCCGCACAGAAGGTTCAGGTGAGCCAATGTGTAGCGAATTTGTACAAGCTGGTTTAGAGGGTGAAAATCAAAAAACTATAATTCAACGCTTGGTAATGACTAAGCGCAAACAAGTAGCACCAGAAAGACGCTACGGACGTGAACATTTAAGAGCGCATGAACTTTTATATACCAATATTAAAGATGGCTCTCTTTGTTCTTTAAATACTAATGCACCTTGTGAAATGTGTGTAGATTGTTTCCTTTACGGCTTCGCTGCTGGTGGAGGTGGCGCACAAAAAAGTCGTATTTGGACTGAAGACGCTTTTAGTATTTTACCTGCTAGTGATGTTGTAGGCGATCGCACCATAAACGCCATCTACGAAAATGGCACAATGCGCGATGAAAAAGGTAACGCCTCAACAGCCTTGAATACCAGCGAATACATTAAACCAGGTGTGCATTTTTTGGATGTCGTCACCCTAAAAGATGTAACTGCTGATGAACTGAGATATATCATCGGTAATATTCTTTTCACAAGTCGTTATGGTGCGGTTTCAAGTCGTGTTGGACGAATGGAAAACGAGATATTAGGTGTATTTGGTAGTATTACTGAACTTCCTAGTTCTCTAGAACTTGTACAAGCTACTTATGATGTATTAGGTAAACCTTTAGAACATCCTTTGAATATTAATCAATTAATTACAGCAAGCAAACAAGTAATTGCTAATTGGAAAAATAAGAGAGGGGTTTCTGTGCAGCTATCTGAAGAAGAATTAGCAAATTTACTGACTGATGTAGAAACTAATTGGTCAGAAGCCGAACGTGATAATTTTCTTAAGCGTTTAACCCAATCTTATGAACCCTTCCGTCACGTCGCAACTGAAAAGAAAAAGGCTAAGGCTAAAGGGAAAAATACACCAGTTGAAGTAGAGAGTTAA
- the cas3 gene encoding type I-D CRISPR-associated helicase Cas3' — MSNQNLVIRLEPRSISACASPDKISFIKNALQHQLDVFEQSKDADIILDLAPTGTGKTKAGLAVLKHQPNNSAVYIAPTNALIEQQTEAAKQFVRDANLPHVVKSASAKDIKSWPDDKVGRRSGEKLYNVLRNPATVFDDVGANTPILLVTNPYIFYYATFFAYNNLDRGNIAAGFYTKFSTVIFDEFHLYDAKQLVGMLFYLAYSHIFRFFENGRKVVLLTATPEPACELALQNLKQAGVKIAIIDGESGNTNLLPSQTAVNLELRPKPDSKEEWLAELAAEVIQRFLEKPDENGAVILDSLDNINRLSDLLRQQGLSNYIGRITGPAPKQDRQRAMQCQIILATSTVDVGFNFERHPEPKRQNLDWLIFSARDRAAFWQRIGRVGRVLGKSETNIDSEAIAYLPANTWNEGLTSLDTIEGRTALKDLLETLPSLNKPFLKAYWRSEAFLEIARPLLELEEMLEGLAEEKLILELFNTLKSIFEGNRTWDDYRYRMKLLRGAETIAKKTPKEIKKDWKYIKGGQAFVRTFIKAKFPEDWDDLQAGRTTLDEYVDLFQKDEDVLAELKEFAEVFSTSYAPLFSFRSSLFESLSIRDPHGFIIDESEETKLDPFHLLRYYEFVQNGDYIEVTSRATETYQLSFRLRYTDNWQEFISTELNKLTAFKNCQIIRTAGGAIRPTPLIQALNKHLLPGVIICPRTNAAVIFQLNKQGIISYPITIVCNDMEKEYRFFTGLSGILTMAMKFKQLRLPDDEVFIAG; from the coding sequence ATGAGTAATCAAAACTTAGTTATCAGATTAGAACCCCGTAGTATTTCAGCTTGTGCATCACCAGATAAAATATCTTTCATAAAGAATGCACTTCAACACCAACTAGATGTATTTGAACAATCTAAGGATGCAGATATTATCCTTGATTTAGCACCAACTGGCACAGGTAAAACTAAAGCAGGATTAGCAGTATTAAAACATCAGCCGAATAACAGTGCTGTTTACATTGCTCCCACTAATGCTTTAATTGAACAGCAAACAGAAGCAGCAAAACAGTTTGTTCGTGATGCTAACTTACCTCATGTTGTGAAATCAGCCTCAGCTAAAGATATTAAAAGCTGGCCTGACGATAAAGTTGGTCGTCGTTCAGGAGAAAAGCTATATAATGTTTTGCGAAATCCTGCTACAGTTTTCGATGATGTTGGGGCGAATACACCAATTCTATTGGTAACAAATCCTTATATTTTTTACTATGCAACTTTCTTTGCATATAATAATCTGGATAGAGGTAATATTGCTGCTGGTTTTTACACCAAATTTTCGACAGTCATTTTTGATGAATTTCACCTCTACGATGCTAAACAGTTAGTAGGAATGCTGTTTTATCTTGCCTATTCTCATATTTTTCGGTTTTTTGAAAATGGACGCAAGGTAGTTTTACTCACAGCAACACCAGAACCAGCTTGTGAATTAGCATTGCAGAATTTAAAACAAGCTGGTGTAAAAATAGCAATAATTGATGGAGAATCAGGTAATACTAATCTTTTACCGTCACAAACAGCAGTTAATCTGGAATTAAGACCAAAACCAGATAGTAAGGAAGAGTGGTTAGCAGAGTTAGCAGCAGAAGTTATCCAACGTTTTCTAGAAAAACCTGATGAAAATGGTGCTGTAATTCTTGATTCTCTTGATAATATTAATCGTCTATCAGATTTATTGCGACAGCAAGGACTTAGTAATTACATCGGACGCATTACAGGCCCTGCACCGAAACAAGATAGACAAAGGGCTATGCAATGTCAAATCATCTTGGCTACTAGCACAGTAGATGTAGGATTTAACTTTGAAAGACATCCTGAACCGAAACGGCAAAATTTAGATTGGTTGATTTTTTCAGCACGCGATCGCGCCGCATTTTGGCAGAGAATTGGTAGAGTAGGGCGTGTTTTGGGTAAATCTGAAACTAATATTGATTCAGAAGCCATTGCTTACTTACCTGCTAACACCTGGAATGAAGGTTTAACTTCTCTAGATACTATTGAGGGACGTACAGCGCTAAAAGACTTACTTGAAACACTTCCCTCTTTAAATAAGCCTTTTTTAAAAGCTTACTGGCGTTCAGAAGCATTTCTAGAAATTGCCCGTCCCTTATTGGAATTGGAAGAAATGCTTGAAGGTTTAGCTGAGGAAAAATTGATTTTGGAGTTATTCAATACTCTAAAATCTATTTTTGAAGGAAATAGAACTTGGGATGATTATCGCTATAGAATGAAACTTTTGCGAGGTGCTGAAACTATTGCAAAAAAAACTCCCAAAGAAATCAAAAAGGATTGGAAGTATATCAAAGGTGGTCAGGCTTTTGTCAGAACTTTTATCAAAGCTAAATTTCCTGAAGATTGGGATGACTTACAAGCAGGACGTACAACTTTAGACGAATACGTAGATTTATTTCAAAAAGATGAAGATGTACTAGCTGAGTTAAAAGAATTTGCTGAAGTTTTTAGTACAAGCTATGCACCTTTATTTAGTTTTCGCTCTAGTCTGTTTGAAAGTCTTTCCATTCGTGACCCTCATGGTTTTATTATAGATGAATCTGAAGAAACAAAACTAGATCCTTTTCACCTATTACGCTATTACGAATTTGTTCAAAATGGTGATTACATTGAAGTCACCAGTCGCGCTACTGAAACTTATCAATTGAGTTTTCGATTACGTTATACTGATAACTGGCAAGAATTTATCAGTACAGAACTGAATAAACTAACAGCTTTTAAGAATTGCCAAATTATTCGCACTGCTGGAGGAGCAATACGACCAACACCTTTAATACAAGCTTTAAATAAACATCTGTTACCAGGAGTGATTATTTGCCCCAGAACAAATGCTGCTGTTATTTTCCAATTAAACAAGCAAGGAATTATTTCTTATCCAATAACCATTGTTTGTAATGATATGGAGAAAGAATATAGATTTTTTACAGGCTTGTCGGGAATTTTAACAATGGCAATGAAGTTTAAACAATTACGTCTTCCAGATGATGAGGTTTTTATTGCAGGATAA